One Corynebacterium efficiens YS-314 DNA segment encodes these proteins:
- a CDS encoding glucose-6-phosphate dehydrogenase assembly protein OpcA yields MIFELPDTSTHKIAKTLSRLRESGTQVTTGRVLTLIVVARSDNDVQAITESTNEASREHPSRVIVLVVGSRDAEPKVDAEVRIGGDAGAAEMIIMHLSGPVAGNLQSVVTPLLLPDTPIVVWWPTDAPANPSTNAIGKIAQRRITDAMHGGSESLEDRVENYHPGDTDMTWARLTQWRGLVASSLDHPPHGEVVSARVEGPSTSVSVDLAAGWLAGRLQVPVTRVATNEPTVPCDEDGTPMLAVRRVEIERTTGTVIISIQDARTLRVEITDSEVPPSLVAIGRRSEADCLSEELRHMDPDMGYQHALAGLSQVKRVYEER; encoded by the coding sequence ATGATCTTTGAACTTCCAGATACCTCCACCCACAAGATCGCCAAGACACTGTCGCGTCTGCGTGAATCAGGCACCCAGGTGACCACCGGTCGTGTGCTCACCCTCATCGTTGTCGCACGCTCCGACAATGATGTCCAGGCCATCACCGAATCCACCAATGAGGCCTCCCGCGAGCACCCGTCGCGTGTGATCGTGCTCGTGGTGGGTTCCCGTGATGCCGAACCGAAGGTGGATGCCGAGGTGCGCATCGGTGGTGACGCCGGTGCCGCCGAGATGATCATCATGCACCTGTCCGGCCCGGTTGCGGGCAACCTGCAGTCGGTGGTCACCCCACTGCTGCTGCCGGACACCCCGATCGTGGTGTGGTGGCCCACCGACGCCCCGGCGAACCCCTCCACCAACGCCATCGGTAAGATCGCCCAGCGCCGGATCACCGATGCCATGCACGGTGGCAGTGAGTCGCTCGAGGACCGGGTGGAGAACTACCACCCCGGGGACACCGACATGACCTGGGCCCGCCTCACACAGTGGCGCGGTCTGGTGGCCTCCTCCCTGGACCACCCACCCCACGGTGAGGTGGTCTCGGCGCGGGTGGAGGGACCGTCGACAAGCGTGTCGGTGGATCTGGCGGCCGGGTGGCTCGCCGGACGTCTGCAGGTGCCGGTGACCCGGGTGGCCACCAACGAGCCGACCGTGCCCTGCGATGAGGACGGCACCCCGATGCTGGCGGTGCGACGGGTGGAGATCGAACGCACCACCGGCACCGTGATCATCAGCATCCAGGATGCACGCACCCTGCGGGTGGAGATCACCGACAGCGAGGTCCCGCCCTCACTGGTGGCCATCGGGCGTCGCAGTGAGGCGGATTGCCTGTCCGAGGAACTACGACACATGGATCCCGACATGGGATACCAGCACGCACTCGCGGGCCTGTCCCAGGTCAAGCGGGTCTACGAGGAAAGGTAG
- a CDS encoding ammonium transporter, translated as MDPSDLAWILAAFALVSLMFPGLALLYGGMLGGHQVLNTLMMVMGALAVTCLVYVTYGHGLVMGNSIGGLGIIGNPLDHLGFHDIMADDGAGGLMWAGFYVLFAAISLALVASGAAGRMKFGAWMVFGAIWLTLVYAPLAHWVFGGGWMITALGFHDFAGGTAIHMNAGASGLALALVLGRRHSMAVRPHSLPMTLLGAGMIMVGWFGFNGGTAGGANFLASYVVVTTLLATGGGMLGFILIERIREGRSTLLGLATGIIAGLVAITPAADAVSPVGALITGFLGSAVAAWVISWKRTHRIDDTLDVFAVHGMAGVAGALFVMLLGSPDAPAGLAGVLRGGELSLLWREPLAIIITLGYAFGMTWLIATVMNRITPIRIASEDEYTGIDTAIHAESAYSLTPVGMASRTNPETRIPEETAPADRAGVAKRNTDQKEDAR; from the coding sequence ATGGACCCCTCAGATCTCGCTTGGATTCTCGCAGCTTTCGCATTGGTCAGCCTCATGTTCCCCGGGTTGGCCCTGCTCTACGGTGGAATGCTCGGCGGACACCAGGTGCTCAACACCCTCATGATGGTCATGGGTGCCCTCGCGGTGACCTGCCTCGTGTACGTCACCTACGGCCACGGCCTGGTGATGGGCAACTCGATCGGTGGCCTCGGCATCATCGGTAATCCCCTCGACCACCTCGGCTTCCACGACATCATGGCTGACGACGGGGCCGGTGGACTGATGTGGGCTGGTTTCTACGTCCTCTTCGCCGCCATCTCACTGGCTCTGGTGGCCTCGGGTGCGGCGGGCCGCATGAAGTTCGGGGCCTGGATGGTCTTCGGTGCCATCTGGCTCACCCTCGTCTACGCCCCGCTCGCACACTGGGTCTTCGGCGGCGGTTGGATGATCACCGCACTCGGCTTCCATGACTTCGCCGGCGGCACCGCCATCCACATGAACGCCGGCGCCTCGGGCCTGGCACTGGCTCTGGTGCTCGGACGTCGCCACAGCATGGCGGTGCGACCCCACAGCCTGCCGATGACACTGCTCGGCGCCGGGATGATCATGGTCGGCTGGTTCGGTTTCAACGGCGGCACCGCCGGGGGAGCGAACTTCCTGGCCAGCTATGTGGTCGTCACCACGCTCCTGGCCACCGGTGGAGGCATGCTCGGCTTCATCCTCATCGAACGCATCCGGGAGGGACGCTCCACCCTGCTGGGCCTGGCCACCGGCATCATCGCCGGGCTGGTCGCCATCACCCCGGCAGCCGACGCGGTCAGCCCGGTGGGTGCCCTGATCACCGGGTTCCTCGGATCCGCCGTGGCCGCCTGGGTCATCTCCTGGAAACGCACCCACCGCATCGACGACACCCTCGATGTCTTCGCCGTCCACGGCATGGCCGGCGTGGCCGGAGCACTGTTCGTCATGCTCCTGGGCTCACCCGATGCTCCGGCGGGACTGGCCGGCGTGCTCCGTGGCGGGGAGCTGTCCCTGCTCTGGCGTGAACCACTGGCCATCATCATCACCCTCGGCTACGCCTTCGGCATGACCTGGCTCATCGCCACCGTGATGAACCGGATCACCCCGATCCGTATCGCGTCCGAGGACGAGTACACCGGCATCGACACAGCCATCCACGCCGAATCTGCCTACAGCCTCACCCCGGTGGGCATGGCCAGCCGCACCAACCCGGAGACCCGCATCCCCGAGGAGACCGCACCCGCTGACCGGGCGGGCGTCGCAAAGCGCAACACAGACCAGAAAGAAGACGCACGATGA
- the zwf gene encoding glucose-6-phosphate dehydrogenase, with the protein MSSHTNPTTWINPLRDPQDKRLPRIAGPSGLVIFGVTGDLARKKLLPAIYDLANRGLLPPGFALVGYGRRDWSKEDFENYVREAVEAGARTEFRGNVWERLAEGMEFVKGNFDDDSAFDNLADTLKRLDETRGTAGNWAFYLSIPPDSFAAVCHQLERSGMAASTDESWRRVIIEKPFGNDLKTAHELNETVNAVFPEESVFRIDHYLGKETVQNILALRFANQLFEPLWNSNYVDHVQITMAEDIGLGGRAGYYDGIGAARDVIQNHLIQLLALVAMEEPISFTPTQLQAEKIKVLRATKPSLPIAENSARGQYSAGWQGSEYVKGLREEDGFDPESTTETYAACTLEITSRRWAGVPFYLRTGKRLGRRVTEIAVVFKDAPHQPFDPGMTAALGNNAIVIRVQPDEGVLIRFGSKVPGSAMEVRDVNMDFSYSESFTEESPEAYERLILDALLDESSLFPTNEEVELSWKILDPILEIWEENGQPEEYPAGTWGPKSADEMLARNGHQWRRP; encoded by the coding sequence GTGAGCTCCCACACGAATCCCACCACCTGGATTAATCCCCTGCGTGATCCCCAGGACAAACGACTGCCCCGCATCGCGGGACCGTCCGGCCTGGTCATCTTCGGTGTCACCGGTGACCTCGCCCGCAAGAAGCTCCTCCCCGCGATCTATGATCTGGCCAACCGTGGTCTGCTCCCCCCGGGTTTCGCCCTGGTGGGTTACGGACGCCGTGACTGGAGCAAGGAGGACTTCGAGAACTACGTGCGCGAGGCCGTGGAGGCCGGCGCCCGTACCGAATTCCGCGGAAACGTGTGGGAACGCCTCGCCGAGGGCATGGAATTTGTCAAGGGCAACTTCGACGACGATTCCGCCTTCGACAATCTCGCGGACACGCTTAAGCGTCTCGACGAGACCAGGGGCACCGCCGGCAACTGGGCCTTCTACCTATCCATCCCGCCGGATTCCTTCGCGGCGGTCTGCCACCAGTTGGAGCGCTCAGGTATGGCGGCATCCACAGACGAATCCTGGCGACGGGTGATCATCGAGAAGCCCTTCGGCAATGATCTCAAGACCGCGCATGAACTCAATGAGACGGTCAACGCTGTCTTCCCCGAGGAATCGGTCTTCCGCATCGACCATTACCTGGGCAAGGAAACCGTCCAGAACATTCTGGCCCTGCGTTTCGCCAACCAGCTGTTCGAGCCGTTGTGGAACTCCAATTATGTCGATCATGTGCAGATCACCATGGCGGAGGACATCGGATTGGGGGGACGCGCCGGTTATTATGACGGCATCGGTGCCGCCCGTGATGTCATCCAGAACCACCTGATCCAGCTGCTGGCCCTGGTGGCCATGGAGGAGCCCATCTCCTTCACCCCCACCCAGCTGCAGGCAGAGAAGATCAAGGTGCTTCGTGCCACCAAGCCGAGCCTGCCGATCGCGGAGAACTCCGCGCGTGGCCAGTATTCCGCCGGCTGGCAGGGGTCTGAATATGTCAAGGGTCTGCGGGAGGAGGATGGTTTCGATCCGGAATCCACCACCGAGACCTATGCCGCCTGCACCCTGGAGATCACCTCCCGCAGGTGGGCGGGTGTGCCGTTCTACCTGCGCACCGGCAAACGCCTGGGTCGTCGTGTCACCGAGATCGCCGTGGTGTTCAAGGATGCCCCCCACCAGCCCTTCGATCCCGGCATGACCGCGGCACTCGGTAACAACGCCATCGTGATCCGTGTGCAGCCCGACGAGGGTGTGCTCATCCGTTTCGGATCCAAGGTGCCCGGATCTGCCATGGAGGTCCGTGATGTGAATATGGACTTCTCCTATTCCGAGTCCTTCACCGAGGAATCCCCCGAGGCGTATGAGCGTCTCATCCTGGATGCGCTTCTCGATGAGTCCAGCCTCTTCCCCACCAATGAGGAAGTGGAACTGAGCTGGAAGATCCTGGATCCGATCCTGGAGATCTGGGAGGAGAATGGCCAACCGGAGGAGTATCCCGCCGGCACATGGGGACCGAAGAGCGCCGATGAGATGCTGGCACGCAACGGCCACCAGTGGCGCAGGCCGTAG
- the pgl gene encoding 6-phosphogluconolactonase codes for MVEVIRVTDTEDLVNRAAERFVDVARAATAPGGGINYDGVARIVLTGGTAGIKLLEKVAGIGADLPWEKIHIFFGDERNVPVTHPESNEGQAREALLSRVAIPEDNIHGYGLEGLDAAALAESAADYERVIDQFAPRGFDLHLLGMGYEGHINSLFPHTDAVREETRRVIPVLDSPKPPAERATLTLPAVRSSQRVWLLVSGAEKAEAAAAVVGGASAEDWPAAGATGAAETLMFLADDAATGI; via the coding sequence ATGGTCGAGGTCATCAGGGTCACGGATACAGAGGACCTGGTCAACCGGGCGGCGGAGCGGTTCGTCGATGTCGCACGGGCCGCCACCGCACCCGGCGGCGGCATCAACTATGACGGTGTGGCCAGGATCGTGCTCACCGGAGGCACAGCCGGCATCAAACTGTTGGAGAAGGTCGCCGGGATCGGTGCCGATCTGCCGTGGGAGAAGATCCACATCTTCTTCGGTGATGAACGCAATGTCCCGGTCACCCACCCGGAATCCAATGAGGGACAGGCCCGCGAGGCACTGCTGTCCAGGGTTGCCATCCCGGAGGACAACATCCACGGCTACGGGCTTGAGGGCCTGGATGCGGCTGCCCTGGCGGAGTCCGCCGCCGACTATGAGCGGGTGATCGACCAGTTCGCCCCACGCGGGTTCGATCTGCACCTGCTGGGCATGGGATACGAGGGGCACATCAACTCCCTGTTCCCCCACACCGATGCGGTGCGCGAGGAGACCCGTCGGGTGATCCCGGTGCTGGATTCACCCAAGCCCCCGGCGGAGCGCGCCACCCTGACGTTGCCGGCCGTCCGGTCATCCCAGCGCGTGTGGCTGCTGGTATCGGGTGCGGAGAAGGCCGAGGCGGCAGCCGCGGTCGTGGGTGGCGCATCCGCCGAGGACTGGCCGGCCGCCGGCGCCACCGGTGCCGCAGAGACGCTGATGTTCCTCGCCGACGACGCGGCCACCGGAATCTGA
- the secG gene encoding preprotein translocase subunit SecG, producing MALTLQIVLVLASVLMTVFVLLHKGKGGGLSSLFGGGVQSNLSGSTVVEKNLDRVTILTAVIWLICIVALNLIQAYS from the coding sequence ATGGCACTGACGCTTCAAATCGTCCTCGTTCTCGCCAGCGTGCTCATGACGGTCTTCGTCCTGCTGCACAAGGGTAAGGGCGGAGGTCTGTCAAGCCTCTTCGGTGGTGGCGTCCAGTCCAACCTCTCCGGTTCCACGGTGGTGGAGAAGAACCTGGACCGCGTCACCATCCTGACCGCAGTCATCTGGTTGATCTGCATTGTCGCGCTCAACCTCATCCAGGCGTACTCCTAG
- the tal gene encoding transaldolase, protein MSHIDDLSQLGTSTWLDDLSRDRISTGNLKQVIEEKSIVGVTTNPAIFAAAMSKGNAYDDQIDQLKTAGASVDEAVYAMSIDDVRDACDLFTDIYESTGGYDGRVSIEVDPRISADAAATLEQAKELWAKVDRPNVMIKIPATPGSLPAISDALAEGISVNVTLIFSVDRYRQVIKAYIDGVKRAAENGHDVSKIHSVASFFVSRVDTEIDRRLEEIGTDEALELRGKAGVANARRAYALYRELFAEADLPEGANTQRPLWASTGVKNPDYPATLYVSELAGPDTVNTMPEGTIDAVLEQGNLHGDTLTDTADEAEQLFTRLGELGVDLGDVFEVLENEGVEKFVASWSELLESMEARLK, encoded by the coding sequence ATGTCCCATATTGATGATCTCTCCCAGCTCGGCACCTCCACCTGGTTGGATGATCTCTCCCGCGACCGCATCTCCACCGGCAACCTCAAGCAGGTCATCGAGGAGAAATCCATCGTTGGTGTCACCACCAACCCGGCCATCTTCGCCGCCGCAATGTCCAAGGGCAACGCCTACGACGATCAGATCGACCAGCTGAAGACCGCCGGCGCATCCGTCGACGAGGCCGTCTACGCGATGAGCATCGATGATGTGCGCGATGCCTGCGACCTGTTCACCGACATCTACGAGTCCACCGGTGGTTATGACGGCCGTGTCTCCATCGAGGTGGACCCCCGCATCTCCGCTGATGCCGCAGCCACCCTGGAGCAGGCGAAGGAGCTGTGGGCCAAGGTCGACCGACCCAACGTCATGATCAAGATCCCGGCCACCCCGGGTTCCCTCCCCGCCATCTCCGACGCCCTGGCGGAGGGCATCAGTGTGAACGTCACCCTGATCTTCTCTGTGGATCGTTACCGCCAGGTCATCAAGGCCTACATCGATGGTGTCAAGCGTGCCGCCGAGAACGGCCATGATGTGTCCAAGATCCACTCCGTGGCCTCCTTCTTCGTCTCCCGTGTGGACACCGAGATCGACCGGCGTCTGGAGGAGATCGGCACCGATGAGGCTCTCGAACTGCGCGGCAAGGCCGGTGTGGCCAACGCCCGCCGCGCCTACGCCCTGTACAGGGAGCTCTTCGCCGAGGCTGATCTGCCCGAGGGGGCCAACACCCAGCGCCCGCTGTGGGCATCCACCGGTGTGAAGAACCCCGACTACCCCGCCACCCTGTATGTCTCCGAGCTGGCTGGCCCGGACACCGTCAACACCATGCCGGAAGGTACCATTGACGCTGTGCTCGAGCAGGGCAACCTGCACGGCGATACCCTGACCGACACCGCCGATGAGGCCGAGCAGCTTTTCACCCGCCTGGGTGAGCTCGGTGTCGATCTCGGCGATGTCTTCGAGGTACTGGAAAATGAGGGCGTGGAGAAATTCGTGGCATCCTGGAGCGAGCTCCTGGAGTCCATGGAAGCCCGCCTGAAGTAG
- a CDS encoding tyramine oxidase subunit B codes for MINFLFLNETDMIDAGVADIASCVDVMEETLVLLAQGDYRMAGQNANSHGAMITFPANPAFDSMPADGPDRRFMAMPAYLGGRFNNTGVKWYGSNAANRTRGLPRSIHTFVLNDTDTGAPKAIMSANLLSAYRTGAVPGVGVKHLAVEHASTLAVIGPGVMARTITEACMALRSGITTITVKGRSAGGVAAFTDWVHARWPHVTVTAAPTVEKAVDGADIVIAATTTDAAGSSAFPYLRRDWLAPGALLLLPAAARFDDSFLTGDARLVVDYMGLYDAWAEEYGDRAYQLLGIPGTHWHDLIRAGKLDQGRVRQMGDICEGIMPARLNNEEIILYSVGGMPVEDVAWATQVYENALIKGIGTTVNLWDKPALV; via the coding sequence ATGATCAACTTCCTCTTCCTCAATGAAACCGACATGATCGACGCGGGTGTCGCCGACATCGCCTCCTGCGTGGACGTCATGGAGGAGACCCTCGTGCTCCTCGCGCAGGGTGACTACCGGATGGCCGGCCAGAACGCCAACTCCCACGGCGCCATGATCACCTTCCCAGCCAACCCCGCCTTCGACAGCATGCCCGCCGACGGCCCCGACCGCCGCTTCATGGCCATGCCCGCCTACTTGGGCGGTCGCTTCAACAACACCGGGGTCAAGTGGTACGGCTCCAACGCGGCCAACCGCACCCGCGGCCTGCCCCGGTCCATCCACACCTTCGTGCTCAACGACACCGACACCGGCGCGCCGAAGGCCATCATGTCCGCCAACCTGCTCTCCGCCTACCGCACCGGCGCGGTTCCCGGGGTCGGGGTCAAACACCTCGCCGTCGAGCACGCCAGCACCCTCGCGGTCATCGGCCCCGGCGTCATGGCGCGCACCATCACCGAAGCCTGCATGGCACTGCGCAGCGGGATCACCACCATCACGGTCAAGGGACGCAGCGCCGGGGGAGTGGCGGCCTTCACCGACTGGGTCCACGCCCGCTGGCCACACGTCACAGTGACGGCTGCACCCACCGTGGAGAAGGCGGTGGACGGGGCGGACATCGTCATCGCCGCCACCACCACCGACGCCGCGGGCTCCTCCGCCTTCCCGTATCTCCGCCGGGACTGGCTCGCACCCGGTGCGCTCCTGCTCCTGCCGGCGGCCGCGCGTTTCGACGACAGCTTCCTCACCGGCGACGCCCGCCTCGTCGTCGACTACATGGGGCTTTACGACGCCTGGGCCGAGGAATACGGCGACCGGGCGTACCAGCTGCTCGGCATCCCCGGCACCCACTGGCATGACCTCATACGCGCCGGGAAGCTCGATCAGGGCAGGGTCCGTCAGATGGGTGACATCTGCGAGGGCATCATGCCCGCCCGCCTCAACAATGAGGAGATCATCCTCTATTCGGTCGGTGGCATGCCGGTGGAGGATGTCGCCTGGGCCACCCAGGTCTATGAGAACGCGCTGATCAAAGGCATCGGCACCACCGTCAACCTGTGGGATAAACCCGCACTGGTGTGA
- the solA gene encoding N-methyl-L-tryptophan oxidase, with protein MNRKIAVVGLGSTGSMALWHLSRTPGIEAIGFEQFGIGHGYGAYTGESRLFRMAYHEGSTYVPLLRRARELWLQLGAASGRQLLHNFGVLSTGKEDTAAFQSLLASVSDHDLPHERLTAQQLRERYTGMDTRDDEAGVLDLQGGALRPELAVISAIEQARRNGARVYDHTGITGIEDTGAGVRITTGDSEMMVDQVIVTTGAWSAAVVPEIRDLIEVRKLVLTWFLPTDTAAFTPDRMPCFIRDRDGFHIFGAPSVDGYSVKIAGLDLWGGPSCPRVEESDLRLERAAVSAFGRRVHDLFPGVLPEPNRYSVHYDTYTSTKAPIIDRVGDVVVLTGGSGHGFKLAPAYGELATRLAVGIDNPLLSPDFAITAHDRFVGAVAA; from the coding sequence ATGAATAGAAAAATTGCTGTAGTGGGACTCGGTTCCACAGGTTCCATGGCGTTGTGGCATCTCAGCAGAACGCCGGGTATTGAAGCCATAGGGTTTGAACAATTCGGCATCGGACACGGTTATGGTGCCTACACCGGTGAGTCACGTCTGTTCCGGATGGCATATCACGAAGGCTCCACCTACGTCCCCCTGCTCCGTCGCGCCCGGGAGCTGTGGTTGCAGCTCGGGGCGGCATCCGGGCGGCAGCTGCTCCACAACTTCGGAGTGCTGTCCACCGGCAAGGAGGACACCGCCGCCTTCCAATCGCTGTTGGCGTCCGTCAGCGATCATGATCTCCCGCATGAACGCCTCACCGCGCAGCAACTACGCGAGCGTTACACCGGGATGGACACCCGCGATGACGAGGCCGGGGTGCTGGATCTCCAGGGCGGTGCCCTGCGTCCGGAACTGGCGGTGATCAGCGCCATCGAACAGGCCCGGCGCAATGGAGCCCGGGTGTATGACCACACCGGGATCACCGGCATCGAGGACACGGGGGCGGGCGTCCGGATCACCACCGGTGACAGCGAGATGATGGTGGATCAGGTCATCGTGACCACCGGGGCCTGGAGCGCCGCGGTGGTGCCCGAGATCCGGGACCTCATCGAGGTCAGGAAGCTGGTCCTCACCTGGTTCCTGCCCACCGACACCGCCGCCTTCACGCCGGACCGCATGCCGTGTTTCATCCGCGACCGCGATGGTTTCCACATCTTCGGTGCACCCAGCGTGGATGGCTACAGCGTGAAGATCGCCGGCCTGGATCTCTGGGGAGGACCGAGCTGCCCCCGTGTCGAGGAATCCGACCTCCGCCTGGAACGTGCGGCGGTCTCCGCCTTCGGGCGCAGGGTCCACGATCTGTTCCCCGGTGTCCTGCCCGAACCCAACCGGTATTCCGTGCACTATGACACCTACACCTCCACCAAAGCCCCGATCATCGACCGGGTCGGTGACGTGGTGGTACTCACCGGTGGTTCCGGGCACGGATTCAAACTCGCCCCCGCCTACGGGGAACTGGCCACCCGCCTGGCGGTGGGGATCGACAATCCGCTGCTCAGCCCGGATTTCGCCATCACCGCCCACGACCGGTTTGTCGGGGCGGTGGCGGCCTGA
- the tkt gene encoding transketolase, which translates to MTLSPDLQALTERKYPSDWSDVDTRAVDTVRVLAVDAVENCGSGHPGTAMSLAPLAYTLYQRVMNVDPTDTNWAGRDRFVLSCGHTSLTQYIQLYLGGFGLEMDDLKALRTWGSLTPGHPEYRHTNGVEITTGPLGQGLASAVGMAMAARRERGLFDPEAPEGESPFDHHIFVIASDGDLQEGVTAEASSLAGTQQLGNLIVFWDDNRISIEDNTEIAFTEDVVARYKAYGWQTIEIEGGEDVVAIEAAVEEAKKDTTRPTFIRLRTVIAYPAPNAMNTGASHGAALGAEEVAAIKEILDFDPEKHFHIDDEVIAHTRKLAERAAEKKVAWQEKYDRWAAANPEAKALHERLITRALPEGFADNLPTWEPDAKGIATRKASEAVLQELGKTLPELWGGSADLAGSNNTIIKGEPSFGPESISTETWTAEPYGRNLHFGIREHAMGAIMNGIALHGGTRPYGGTFLIFSDYMRPAVRLAALQGTDAYYVWTHDSIGLGEDGPTHQPVETLAALRAIPNLSILRPADANETSAAWRAALEYKEGPKGLALTRQNVPVLEGTKEKAAEGVRRGAYVLVEGSKQTPDIILMGSGSEVQIAVEAAGILESEGVAARVVSVPCMDWFAEQDAEYIESVLPSEVTARVSVEAAIAMPWYRWLGTRGKAVSLEHFGASADYQTLFEKFGITTEAVLEAARATLDA; encoded by the coding sequence TTGACGCTGTCACCTGACCTCCAGGCGCTCACCGAACGTAAGTACCCCTCCGATTGGTCCGATGTGGACACCAGGGCCGTGGACACCGTCCGCGTCCTGGCTGTGGATGCGGTGGAGAACTGCGGATCCGGTCACCCCGGTACCGCAATGAGTCTCGCCCCCCTCGCCTACACCCTCTACCAGCGCGTCATGAACGTCGACCCGACCGACACCAACTGGGCCGGACGCGACCGTTTCGTTCTCTCCTGTGGCCACACCTCCCTCACCCAGTACATCCAGCTCTACCTGGGTGGTTTCGGTCTCGAGATGGATGACCTCAAGGCCCTGCGCACCTGGGGTTCCCTCACCCCGGGCCACCCGGAGTACCGCCACACCAACGGTGTGGAGATCACCACCGGCCCCCTCGGCCAGGGTCTCGCCTCGGCAGTGGGCATGGCTATGGCAGCCCGCCGTGAACGCGGCCTGTTCGATCCAGAGGCACCGGAGGGTGAGTCCCCCTTCGACCACCACATCTTCGTCATCGCCTCCGACGGTGATCTCCAGGAGGGTGTCACCGCCGAGGCCTCCTCCCTCGCCGGAACCCAGCAGCTGGGTAACCTCATCGTCTTCTGGGATGACAACCGCATCTCCATCGAGGACAACACCGAGATCGCCTTCACCGAGGATGTCGTCGCCCGTTACAAGGCCTACGGCTGGCAGACCATCGAGATCGAGGGCGGCGAGGATGTCGTCGCCATCGAAGCCGCCGTCGAGGAGGCGAAGAAGGACACCACCCGCCCGACCTTCATCCGTCTGCGCACCGTCATCGCCTATCCCGCACCGAACGCGATGAACACCGGTGCCTCCCACGGTGCCGCCCTCGGTGCCGAGGAGGTCGCGGCCATCAAGGAGATCCTCGACTTCGATCCGGAGAAGCACTTCCACATCGATGATGAGGTCATCGCGCACACCCGGAAGCTCGCCGAGCGCGCCGCGGAGAAGAAGGTCGCCTGGCAGGAGAAGTACGACCGCTGGGCCGCCGCCAACCCGGAGGCCAAGGCACTGCATGAGCGTCTGATCACCCGCGCACTGCCCGAGGGCTTCGCGGACAACCTCCCCACCTGGGAACCGGATGCCAAGGGCATTGCCACCCGTAAGGCCTCCGAGGCTGTCCTCCAGGAGCTGGGCAAGACCCTGCCCGAGCTCTGGGGTGGTTCCGCCGACCTGGCAGGCTCCAACAACACCATCATCAAGGGCGAGCCGTCCTTCGGTCCTGAATCCATCTCCACCGAGACCTGGACTGCCGAGCCGTATGGCCGCAACCTCCACTTCGGTATCCGTGAGCACGCCATGGGCGCGATCATGAACGGCATCGCCCTCCACGGCGGCACCCGCCCGTACGGTGGCACCTTCCTCATCTTCTCCGACTACATGCGTCCGGCAGTCCGTCTCGCCGCCCTCCAGGGCACTGACGCCTACTATGTCTGGACCCATGACTCCATCGGTCTCGGCGAGGATGGCCCGACCCACCAGCCCGTGGAGACCCTGGCCGCCCTGCGCGCGATCCCGAACCTGTCCATCCTGCGTCCGGCCGACGCCAACGAGACCTCCGCCGCATGGCGTGCCGCTCTCGAATACAAGGAGGGACCGAAGGGTCTGGCACTGACCCGCCAGAATGTGCCCGTGCTGGAAGGCACGAAGGAAAAGGCCGCCGAGGGTGTGCGCCGTGGCGCCTATGTCCTGGTCGAGGGATCCAAGCAGACCCCGGACATCATCCTCATGGGCTCCGGTTCCGAGGTCCAGATCGCGGTGGAGGCAGCCGGCATCCTCGAATCCGAGGGTGTCGCCGCCCGCGTGGTCTCCGTGCCCTGCATGGACTGGTTCGCGGAGCAGGACGCCGAGTACATCGAATCCGTCCTGCCCTCCGAGGTCACCGCCCGCGTCTCCGTCGAGGCCGCCATCGCCATGCCGTGGTACCGCTGGCTCGGCACCAGGGGTAAGGCCGTGTCCCTGGAGCATTTCGGCGCCTCCGCCGACTACCAGACCCTGTTTGAGAAGTTCGGTATCACCACCGAGGCTGTTCTCGAGGCAGCACGCGCCACCCTCGACGCGTAG